The segment GTTCTGCTCGGTCATGAACGCGATGCAGATCGGGAAGACCAGGATCAGCGCGCCTGACAGCGGCGTGGCACGCGAGGCCAGGAACTGCATGCCGCCCAGATGCGCGATGCCCTCCAGAGCCAGCGCCGACACAAGTGTCAGCAGCGCCGTGGCGAACGGATTGCTGGCCAGCGCCACAATGACCAACGGCAGCGACATCACGACGAACGGCTCATGGCCGGCCACGATCGCGCCCGTGCCGATCGCCATGCACAGCACGAACAGTGCAATCAGGCGGAGCAGCATCGGGCGGCGGAGCGCAGCCTGCACGCGCTCGCGCGAGATCGACACCATAAGCGGCAACAGCATCACCATGCCGATGGCGCCGGCGTTCCACCACGCCCACCACACGCGCGGGAACTGGGTGCCGTATGCGGTGGCCAGCACGGCGGCGCCGGGCACGCCGCTGATGGCCGGCCCGAGCGTGGCCGCCACGCCGATCGTGAGCGCGAAGGTGGCCAGCGGGCCGGTGCGTGCGAGGGTGCCACTGCCGGACATCAGCCGCAGCAGCATGGCCATGCCGCCGATCTCGAGCAGGTTCGCCCCGGCCAGCAGCAGCGCCACGCCAGCCGTGTGGTCGGCCAGCAGGTTGGCGAGGACGTCTGCTGCCAGCATCGACGCGAGCAGTGCCGGCGCTTCCTGTCGGGGGCGGTGCAGCAGCAGGCCCAGCCCGAAGGCGTTGCCCATCCACAGCATGGCGCCGGTGCCGGGCTGCCGGCCCAGCCAGATCCCCGCTGTCGCCAGCGCGAAGTAGCCCACGGCGGCCAGCAGCAGGCCCCAGCGGGCAGCCGGCACAGGTATTGGGAGGGTGGAACGGGTCGCGGCCGTCTCAGGCGTCATCTTTCTCGCTATCCGGGGGCGCAGGCGCCGGGCATTGCCGGTATGGGTGCGATGGTCGGACCCTGCCCAGCGTATGGCGCACTTTATTCCCGCCGGGTGGAATCCAAGCGGAAATAAAGAGGGTTTGCCGAGGCTTTGTTTGGGGTGGCGTCCGCGGCGGAAGTTTGGTATGGGCGCGAATTGCGGCGATTACCTCATGCGTAATCGCATCGCTTCGGGCGGGCGACGATCATGCAGACATACCGCATCACAACCCGCAGACATCAAGGAGCGCAACATGACCGAAATCGCCGCCAACATCGCCAACGTCGCCCTGACCGATCTGGCCGACCGCTATCTCGCCGCCTGGAACGAAACCGACGCAGCCCGTCGCCGCGACCTGATTGGCCGCGCCTGGACCGAGTCAGCGGTCTACGTCGATCCGCTGATGCGCGGCGAGGGCCACGCGGGCATCGACGCGATGATCGCCGGAGTGCAAGCCCGCTTCCCCGGCTTCCAGTTCCGCCGCGTCACGCCGGTGGACGCGCATGGCGAGCACATGCGTTTCACCTGGGAACTGGGCCCAGCCGGCGAAGCCGCGCTGGTGGTCGGCACCGACTTTGCGACGGTTTCGGCCGACGGGCGGCTCAAGGGCATGACCGGCTTCATCGACCGGGCGCCGGCCGGGCTGGCCGGGTGAGCGAGTCATCCCGCTGACGCGCTTCCCTTTCCCATCCTTTCCATCATTGGGAGAGGGGAGCAACTTCCCCCACTCGCCACCATCCCGCTTCGTCTGTACCATCGCGCACGGAACATCCGGCACGCAGCCGCTCCAATCAGCCCGGCGGCTTCAGAGGGGGGTACCGATGGACGTCAAACGTTTCTACCGGATTGCCAGTTCGGCGGCGGTCGCATTCATCGTATTCGTGGTGATCGCGGTGGGCAGCACGTACTGGTGGGGCGGGCGCAAGCTCGTGCGCAAGATCGACGTGGCGGTGCAGCCGGTGACCTTCCCGACGGATGCCGGGGCGGTTGAGCACGGCAAGTACCTCTACGAATCGCGCGGATGCATGGATTGCCACGGTGCCAACGGCGCGGGCAAACAGGTGTTTGACGAAGCCAATGGCCTGCGCGTGCGTGCTCCCGACATCACGCGGGGCAACTCCGACATCGAAAAATATCAGCTGCGTGACTGGGATCTGGCGATCCGTCACGGCGTGGCGCCTTCCGGGCGTCCGCTGCTGATCATGCCGAGTGAGGACTACAACCGGCTTTCCGATAGCGACTTCGGGGCGCTCGTTGCCTACGTCCGCAGCCTTCCTGCCGGGGGCGGCCAGCCGGCCGACATCCGTCTGCCGTGGTTCATCCAGGGCCTGTACGGCGCCGGGGTGGTCAAGGATGCGGCCGAGAAGATCGACCACAGCCTGCCACCGTCGCCACCGATCGCGGCTGCCGTGAATGCGCAGTACGGCGCCTACGTCGCCAATTCCTGCAAGGGGTGCCACGGCGCCACGCTGCGTGGCGGTAACATCCCCGGGGCGCCGCCCGACTGGCCGGCCGCCGCCGACCTGCGCCCGTCCGGCGCGATGAAGACGTATCCGCAGGCGGACCAGTTCGTCGCCATGATGCGCAGCGGCAAACGGCCCGATGGCAGCGAGGTGAGCCGCGTGATGCCGTTCGGCGCGTTCGCGAAGATGAACGATACCGATCTCAATGCGCTGTATCTGTTCCTCGCCGGGAAATAATCCCGCTTTCGGTGCGCGCTGCCCGGTGTGAGCGGCGCTGCGCAAGTTTTTTCCGTTTGCACTATGCTCCTCGGGTCTGCCGGCCTGGCCAGCCCCCGTGTCGCCAGGCCCGGCGGTAGATCGAACAACCGACTGGGCAATGCACCCAAGGAGTTTCCCCCGATGACTTCCCTCACCATCAACGGCAAGACCGTGGAGGTGGACGCCGATCCGTCCACGCCGCTGCTGTGGGCCCTGCGCGATAACCTCGGCATGACTGGCACCAAGTTCGGCTGCGGCATGGCCTCGTGCGGCGCCTGCACGGTCCATATCAACGGCACGGCCACGCGTAGCTGCGTGATGCCGATTTCCGGCACCGCCGGCAGCAAGATCACCACGATCGAGGCGATGGGCGACGACAAGGTCGGCCGCGCAGTGCTGGCCGCCTGGCTCAAGCACGACGTCGCGCAATGCGGCTACTGCCAGAACGGCCAGGTCATGAGCGCGGTGGGTCTGCTGCGCAGCAAACCACGGCCGACTGACGCCGACATCGACCAGGCCATGGCCGGCAACGTCTGCCGCTGTGGCACCTATCAACGGATTCGCGCGGCCATCAAGGACGCAGCGCACGCCATCGCCTGAGGAGCCAACATGCGAATTCGTGGGATTGAAGCACTGGCCGGCGGCAGCGGCGCAGCGGTGAAAACTGGCGATGCCGTGGCGCCGCTGACGCGCCGTGGCTTCCTCAAACTGACCGGCATGGCCGGTGGCGGGCTGGCGCTCGGCATCGGTAGCGTCGTGGAATCGGCCCATGCGCAGGGTGCGGCCAAGCCGGCTTCCTCGCCGCAGGCCTTTCTGCAGATCGCGCCGGACAACACCGTGACGGTTGCCGTGAACCGGCTCGAATTCGGCCAGGGCGTGCACACCGCGCTGCCGATGGCGCTGGCCGAGGAGCTCGACGTCGACTGGAAGAACGTGCGCGCGATCCTGGCGCCGGCAGGCGATCCTTACAAGGACCCGATGTTCGGCATCCAGATGACCGGCGGCTCCACGGCGGTCAATCATTCGTTCGAACAGTACCGCGAGCTGGGCGCGCGGGCGCGCGCGATGCTGATCGCCGCGGCGGCCCAGCAGTGGAAGGTGGACCCGGCAAGCTGCGCGACGTCGCTCGGCGTGGTGACTTCGGGCGCCAACCGCGCCACGTATGGCGAATTGGCGCAGGCCGCCATGGCGCAGCCGGTGCCGGCGCAGGTCAAGCTCAAGGACCCGGCGCAGTTCCGCATCGTCGGCAAGCCGACGCCGCGCCTGGATGCCGCTTCCAAGCTGCATGGCGATGGCGTGTTCGGGCTGGACGTGAAGCTCAAGGATATGAAGGTGGCCGTGGTGGCCCATCCGCCGCGCTTCGGTGGCAAGGTCAAGTCGTTCAATGCGGACAAGGCGCGCAAGATCAAGGGCGTGGCCGATGTCTTCCTGGTGCCCGTCGATCGTGGTGGCACCGGCGTGGCGGTGGTGGCCGATGGCTACTGGCCGGCGAAGACCGCGCGCGAGGCACTGGAAATCGTCTGGGAAGACGCAGGCTCGAAGGTCAGTTCGGCGGCGCTGTTCGATGAGTACAGCAAGCTGGCCGCGCAGCCGGGCACCGTGGCCAGGGCGCTGGAAGGCGGCAACATCGACACGGCGCTGTCCGGCGCCGCGAAGGTGATCGAGGCCGAGTACCGCGTGCCGTACCTGGCCCATGCGCCGATGGAACCGTTGAACTGCACGATGCAGGCCGAGATCGCCGCGAACAAGGCCACGGCCGTCAAGGTGTGGGTGGGCTCGCAGTTCCAGACCATCGACCAGGCCGCGATCGCCCGCACGCTGGGGCTCACGCCGGACAAGGTCACGCTCAACACGATGATGGCGGGCGGCGGCTTCGGACGCCGTGCCGTACCGACTTCCGACTATCTGGTGGAATCGGCCAACGTGATGCGTAGCTGGATCGCCGCTGGCCACACCGAACCGCTCAAGGTGATGTGGAGCCGTGAGGACGACATCAAGGGTGGCTACTACCGTCCGCTGCACGTGCACCGCGCGCGCGTCGGTGTGGACGCGCAAGGCAAGGTGGTGGGTTGGCAGCATACGATCGTCGGCCAGTCGATCATCACCGGCACGCCGTTCGAGCCGATGATGGTCAAGAACGGCGTCGATGCGACCATGGTCGAGGGCATCATCGAAAACGACTACGGCCTGCCGCTGCAGCTGAACGTGCATCACCCGAAGACCGATGTGCCCGTACTCTGGTGGCGCTCCGTGGGCAACACGCACACGGCGTTCGTCAAGGAAACGCTGGCCGACGAGATGGCCACTGCCGCCAAGCAGGACCCCGTGGCATGGCGCATGGCGCGGCTCGACGAGAAGGCGCACGCACGTCATCGCGCGGCGCTCCAGCTTGCCGTGGACAAGTCGGGCTACGGCAAGAAGAAATTGCCCAAGGGACACGCCTGGGGCGTGGCCGTGCATGAATCGTTCGGCTCGGTGGTGGCGTACGTGGTCGACGTGTCGATCGAGAAGGGCCAGCCGAAGGTGCACCGCGTCACGGCGGGTGTGCATGCCAACCGCGTGGTCAACCCGCTGACCGCGGAAGCCCAGGTCCAGGGCGGCTGCGTGTTCGGCATATCGATGACCAAGCCCGGGTTTGCGATCGAGATCGAGAACGGCGTGGTGAAGAACAGCAACTTCCCCGACTATCCGCCTCCCCGCATTACCGATGCGCCAGTGGTGGACGTGTTCTTCGTGCCGTCGAACGACAACCCGACCGGGCTCGGCGAGCCGGGCGTTCCGGCGATCTCGCCGGCGATCGCCAACGCGCTGTTCCGGCTGACGGGCAAGCGTCAGCGTCAGATGCCGTTTGTGCTGACCTGAGCGTTTGCGCGTTTGCGTGTTTGCGTTAAGGTGGGTTTGCGCCCCCGCTCCTACAAATGGGAGCGGGGGCGCACAACACGAGCAATCCCACGGCTCCTAGCGTTCCACTCCCCCTTCCGCATTCCTCCACGCCTGCACGAACGCGCGCAGGTCGCCGGCCGAGGCATCGGTCACGGCCCAGTAGCGCATGCCGTGCGCGCTCCAGGTTTCGATCTGGTAGCCCTGGCGTTCCCGTTCCCCCAGTGCCCCCGAGTTGTTGCCCGGTATGACGAACACGTCGATCGGATGCTGGTTGCGCCGGTAGACGATGACCGCCACACGCTGACCGTCGACGTAATCGAGCCGTCCGCCTACCAGCGGAAATCCTGCCGCGCCCAGGTCGCGCACGTCGGGCGCGTAGTCGATGCGGCCGTTGAACCAGGGTTTGACCGTGTGCTGGTCCGACGACACGACGTCGATCGCGCGATTCGAGATCAGGCCACGCACGTGGCTGGCGACGATCGCGTTCGCGGTCAGGTCACCCTCCGACGGCTGCTGATTGAACTGGAACAGGCTCAGTCCTACGGCCGCAGCCGTGATCGTGGCCAGTGCGGCGTTGACGGCGGGCGACCATGTGAACCAACTGCGCCAGCCCGCGGGCTCGGCAGCGCCAGAGTCGACAAATCCGGGCTCGGCGGGGGCGGGTAGCGATGCCAGGATGCGCGCGCGCAGATCGGCTGGCGCGCGATGGTATGCCGCGCCATGACGGGTGGCCGCGCGCAGTGCCTGCAGGTTGCGCAGGCTGTCGACGCACGACTCGCAATCCTCGAGGTGGCGTTCCAGACGCACGCTGTCGGCCGCGCCGACTTCGCCATCGGCGCAGGCCTGCAGCAGGTTGCGGGCGTCATTGCAGTCCATGGCGGGTGCCTCCTGCGGGTTGAACGATATCGGCCGGGGCGTTGGCGGTGTTGGGGGCGTCGGGATGTGCCAGCCGTACCGCGCCTTCGTCGCGCACGGCCACGACGGCGGCGGCCAGCATTCGCCTGCCACGTGCCAGCCGCGACATCACGGTGCCGACCGGAATATCGGCGATGCGTGCGATGTCGCGGTAATGCAGTTCCTCCAGTTCGCGCAGCACCAGTACCTCCCGAAACACGACCGGCAGTCGCTCCAGCGCGGCATGCACCAGTCGCACATCCTCGTCGCGCACCAGCCATTGCTCCGGGTCGCCGGGCCCGCCATGCCAGTCGGGTAGTTCACCCGGCGGCGCGGCTTCGTCGTACTCCACCTCGGCCGCCGCCTTGCGCTTCTGCCACGTGGTGAACCACGTGTTGCGCACGATGGCCAGCAGCCAGGGCCGGGGCTGGTCGCCGCGGAAGCTGCCGAACAGCCGGAACGCGCGCAGGAATGCTTCCTGCACCACGTCATCGGCATCGCCCGGATTGCCGCATAACCAGCGGGCGAGGTTGTAGGCGGCGTCCAGATGCGGCAGCACCAGGTCGTCGAAGCGGCGGCGCGTGTTGGCGGCGTCCAAGTCAGTCCTTGCGTGTCGGCTGGTCGAAATGGCATAGCGGCATGAGTGCGTCTCCCCCGTTATACCGGCGCTGGGCCGATTCTATTCCCGGCGCTTGTCCGGCGCCAATGGTGTTCTCACCACTCCCGTGTGGCGGCGCGGTGGTGGTGTGGTGGTGGTGCATCAGAATTCCACGGCCCCGGGAATAAACCCCGAGCACCTCCGGTATGACAGTCACCACCCACAGAACGAAGGAGGCTGTCATGCACGGAAACTGGAGTCGGCGCGACATATTGCGCCTGGCGGGCGCGGCAGGCGGTGCCGTGGTCGCATCGGCGCTGCCCGGCTGGGCGGCGGGGCGTGACGAGGACTTTGTGTTCGTGCAATTGTCCGATTCGCACTGGGGGTTCGAAGGGCCGCCGAATCCGGACGCGCGCGGCACGTTGCCGAAGGCCGTGGCGGCCGTCAACGCATTGCCGAGCCAGCCCGATTTCATCATGTTCACGGGCGACCTGACGCATTCCACCGACGATCCGGCCGAGCGCCGCCGCCGCATGACGGAGGTACGCGACATCATCGCGCCGCTGCGTGCGGGCGCGGTGCACCTGATGCCGGGCGAGCACGATGCCAGCCTGGACGCGGGCGAGGCATTCCGCGAGCTGTTCGGGCCCACGCACTACACCTTCGATCACAAGGGCCTGCACGCCATCGTGCTCGACAACGTGTCCGATCCGGCCGGCATGGTGGGCGAGGCGCAGCGCAAGTGGCTGGCCGACGACCTGGCGAAGCAGTCGCGCGACGCGCGCATCGTCGTGTTCACGCACCGGCCGCTGTTCGATCTCTATCCACAGTGGGATTGGGCCACGCGCGATGGCGCGCAGGTCATCGACATCCTGATGCCGTACCGCAACGTCACGGTGTTCTACGGCCATATCCACCAGGAGCATCACCA is part of the Cupriavidus metallidurans CH34 genome and harbors:
- a CDS encoding nuclear transport factor 2 family protein; its protein translation is MTEIAANIANVALTDLADRYLAAWNETDAARRRDLIGRAWTESAVYVDPLMRGEGHAGIDAMIAGVQARFPGFQFRRVTPVDAHGEHMRFTWELGPAGEAALVVGTDFATVSADGRLKGMTGFIDRAPAGLAG
- a CDS encoding c-type cytochrome, translated to MDVKRFYRIASSAAVAFIVFVVIAVGSTYWWGGRKLVRKIDVAVQPVTFPTDAGAVEHGKYLYESRGCMDCHGANGAGKQVFDEANGLRVRAPDITRGNSDIEKYQLRDWDLAIRHGVAPSGRPLLIMPSEDYNRLSDSDFGALVAYVRSLPAGGGQPADIRLPWFIQGLYGAGVVKDAAEKIDHSLPPSPPIAAAVNAQYGAYVANSCKGCHGATLRGGNIPGAPPDWPAAADLRPSGAMKTYPQADQFVAMMRSGKRPDGSEVSRVMPFGAFAKMNDTDLNALYLFLAGK
- a CDS encoding (2Fe-2S)-binding protein translates to MTSLTINGKTVEVDADPSTPLLWALRDNLGMTGTKFGCGMASCGACTVHINGTATRSCVMPISGTAGSKITTIEAMGDDKVGRAVLAAWLKHDVAQCGYCQNGQVMSAVGLLRSKPRPTDADIDQAMAGNVCRCGTYQRIRAAIKDAAHAIA
- a CDS encoding xanthine dehydrogenase family protein molybdopterin-binding subunit, whose protein sequence is MRIRGIEALAGGSGAAVKTGDAVAPLTRRGFLKLTGMAGGGLALGIGSVVESAHAQGAAKPASSPQAFLQIAPDNTVTVAVNRLEFGQGVHTALPMALAEELDVDWKNVRAILAPAGDPYKDPMFGIQMTGGSTAVNHSFEQYRELGARARAMLIAAAAQQWKVDPASCATSLGVVTSGANRATYGELAQAAMAQPVPAQVKLKDPAQFRIVGKPTPRLDAASKLHGDGVFGLDVKLKDMKVAVVAHPPRFGGKVKSFNADKARKIKGVADVFLVPVDRGGTGVAVVADGYWPAKTAREALEIVWEDAGSKVSSAALFDEYSKLAAQPGTVARALEGGNIDTALSGAAKVIEAEYRVPYLAHAPMEPLNCTMQAEIAANKATAVKVWVGSQFQTIDQAAIARTLGLTPDKVTLNTMMAGGGFGRRAVPTSDYLVESANVMRSWIAAGHTEPLKVMWSREDDIKGGYYRPLHVHRARVGVDAQGKVVGWQHTIVGQSIITGTPFEPMMVKNGVDATMVEGIIENDYGLPLQLNVHHPKTDVPVLWWRSVGNTHTAFVKETLADEMATAAKQDPVAWRMARLDEKAHARHRAALQLAVDKSGYGKKKLPKGHAWGVAVHESFGSVVAYVVDVSIEKGQPKVHRVTAGVHANRVVNPLTAEAQVQGGCVFGISMTKPGFAIEIENGVVKNSNFPDYPPPRITDAPVVDVFFVPSNDNPTGLGEPGVPAISPAIANALFRLTGKRQRQMPFVLT
- a CDS encoding anti-sigma factor family protein, producing MDCNDARNLLQACADGEVGAADSVRLERHLEDCESCVDSLRNLQALRAATRHGAAYHRAPADLRARILASLPAPAEPGFVDSGAAEPAGWRSWFTWSPAVNAALATITAAAVGLSLFQFNQQPSEGDLTANAIVASHVRGLISNRAIDVVSSDQHTVKPWFNGRIDYAPDVRDLGAAGFPLVGGRLDYVDGQRVAVIVYRRNQHPIDVFVIPGNNSGALGERERQGYQIETWSAHGMRYWAVTDASAGDLRAFVQAWRNAEGGVER
- a CDS encoding RNA polymerase sigma factor, which produces MDAANTRRRFDDLVLPHLDAAYNLARWLCGNPGDADDVVQEAFLRAFRLFGSFRGDQPRPWLLAIVRNTWFTTWQKRKAAAEVEYDEAAPPGELPDWHGGPGDPEQWLVRDEDVRLVHAALERLPVVFREVLVLRELEELHYRDIARIADIPVGTVMSRLARGRRMLAAAVVAVRDEGAVRLAHPDAPNTANAPADIVQPAGGTRHGLQ
- a CDS encoding metallophosphoesterase family protein — translated: MHGNWSRRDILRLAGAAGGAVVASALPGWAAGRDEDFVFVQLSDSHWGFEGPPNPDARGTLPKAVAAVNALPSQPDFIMFTGDLTHSTDDPAERRRRMTEVRDIIAPLRAGAVHLMPGEHDASLDAGEAFRELFGPTHYTFDHKGLHAIVLDNVSDPAGMVGEAQRKWLADDLAKQSRDARIVVFTHRPLFDLYPQWDWATRDGAQVIDILMPYRNVTVFYGHIHQEHHHMTGHIAHHAARSLMFPLPAAGSQPKRLPIPWDAAHPYQGLGWRQVTATPSPDGFRLGEVSVNGSKA